The Alteromonas stellipolaris genome includes a region encoding these proteins:
- the rpoD gene encoding RNA polymerase sigma factor RpoD — translation MAQSKQSQIKLLIAKGKEQGYLTFAEVNDHLPQDIVDSDQIEDIIRMINDMGIQVSESAPDSDELLMQEATADEDAAEAAAQALATVESEIGRTTDPVRMYMREMGTVELLTREGEIEIAKRIEDGINQVQCSVAEYPEAITYLLDQWDLYEAEEIRISDIISGFVDPNDDQDLAPTATHIGSELSEEELEDEDDDDDEEDEDEGGVDPELARAKFGALRDQYIKARDVIEKKGRSHAAAREQINALSEVFKEFRLVPKQFDRMVKNMRSMMDKVRIQERLVMKFCVVNAKMPKKDFIKAFAGNETSSAWLTKAIKANAAYSDALAVNKEEIERCISKMNQVEQETGLVIADIKDINRRMSIGEAKARRAKKEMVEANLRLVISIAKKYTNRGLQFLDLIQEGNIGLMKAVDKFEYRRGYKFSTYATWWIRQAITRSIADQARTIRIPVHMIETINKLNRISRQMLQEMGREPTPEELSERMLMPEDKIRKVLKIAKEPISMETPIGDDEDSHLGDFIEDSTIIQPLDSATGGSLKDATQEVLAGLTAREAKVLRMRFGIDMNTDHTLEEVGKQFDVTRERIRQIEAKALRKLRHPSRSEQLRSFLDE, via the coding sequence ATGGCGCAAAGCAAGCAGTCTCAGATTAAACTCCTGATTGCAAAAGGTAAAGAGCAAGGTTACTTAACCTTTGCAGAAGTTAACGACCACCTGCCGCAAGATATTGTCGATTCTGATCAAATTGAAGATATTATCCGCATGATCAACGACATGGGAATTCAAGTTTCTGAATCTGCTCCAGATTCAGACGAACTTCTCATGCAAGAAGCAACCGCCGATGAAGACGCAGCTGAAGCTGCCGCTCAAGCGCTTGCTACAGTAGAAAGCGAAATTGGGCGTACCACCGACCCTGTGCGTATGTATATGCGTGAAATGGGTACGGTAGAACTTCTTACTCGTGAAGGCGAAATCGAAATTGCCAAGCGTATAGAAGATGGTATTAATCAGGTTCAGTGCTCTGTTGCTGAATATCCTGAAGCAATCACCTATTTGCTCGATCAATGGGATTTGTACGAAGCAGAAGAAATTCGCATTAGCGACATTATTTCGGGCTTTGTTGACCCGAATGATGATCAAGATCTTGCTCCCACGGCCACGCATATCGGCTCTGAACTTTCAGAAGAAGAACTGGAAGATGAAGATGACGACGATGATGAAGAAGACGAAGATGAAGGCGGTGTAGATCCTGAACTAGCACGCGCTAAGTTTGGTGCCCTTCGTGATCAGTACATCAAAGCACGTGACGTTATCGAGAAGAAAGGTCGCTCTCATGCTGCCGCTCGTGAGCAAATCAATGCATTGAGTGAAGTCTTCAAAGAATTCCGTCTAGTGCCTAAGCAATTTGATCGTATGGTTAAAAACATGCGTTCAATGATGGACAAAGTGCGTATCCAAGAACGTCTTGTTATGAAGTTCTGTGTGGTTAACGCCAAAATGCCTAAGAAAGATTTTATCAAGGCATTTGCAGGAAACGAAACGTCTTCTGCTTGGTTAACAAAAGCGATTAAAGCTAACGCTGCGTACTCTGATGCATTAGCCGTCAATAAAGAAGAAATCGAACGCTGTATTAGCAAAATGAACCAGGTTGAACAAGAAACTGGTTTAGTTATTGCTGATATCAAAGACATCAACCGTCGTATGTCAATTGGTGAAGCAAAAGCTCGCCGTGCGAAAAAAGAGATGGTTGAAGCTAACTTACGTTTGGTTATTTCAATTGCTAAGAAATACACGAACCGTGGTTTGCAGTTCCTTGACCTTATTCAGGAAGGTAACATCGGCCTGATGAAGGCAGTAGATAAGTTTGAATATCGCCGTGGTTATAAGTTCTCAACTTATGCTACTTGGTGGATTCGTCAGGCAATTACTCGTTCTATTGCCGACCAAGCGCGTACTATCCGTATTCCTGTACACATGATAGAAACGATTAACAAACTTAATCGTATTTCTCGTCAAATGTTGCAAGAAATGGGTCGTGAGCCAACACCTGAAGAATTGTCTGAACGCATGCTTATGCCAGAAGACAAAATTCGTAAAGTGTTGAAAATTGCTAAAGAGCCAATCTCAATGGAAACGCCAATTGGTGATGATGAAGATTCGCACCTAGGCGATTTTATCGAGGACAGCACCATTATTCAGCCCCTCGATTCTGCGACCGGCGGTAGCCTTAAAGACGCAACACAAGAAGTGTTGGCAGGGCTTACAGCACGTGAAGCGAAAGTACTTCGTATGCGTTTCGGTATCGACATGAATACTGACCACACACTTGAAGAAGTGGGTAAGCAGTTTGACGTTACCCGTGAGCGTATTCGTCAGATTGAAGCGAAGGCATTGCGTAAGCTACGTCATCCTAGCCGCTCTGAGCAGCTACGAAGCTTCTTAGACGAGTAG
- a CDS encoding GatB/YqeY domain-containing protein — protein sequence MALIDDLKSAQKDAMRAKAKLRLGTIRMAIAAIKQREIDEQITLGDSDILAVLTKMVKQRQDAASQFDAADRDDLASKEREEIVVLEGFLPQPLTEDELATLIDEAMVSTGAQGMQDMGKVMGSLKPQVQGRTDMGALSAKIKARLNA from the coding sequence ATGGCTTTAATAGACGATTTAAAATCCGCACAAAAAGATGCAATGCGCGCTAAAGCGAAATTACGTCTAGGCACCATTCGCATGGCAATAGCAGCCATCAAACAACGTGAAATTGACGAGCAAATTACCTTAGGTGATAGCGATATTCTTGCAGTATTAACCAAGATGGTTAAACAACGTCAAGATGCCGCCTCTCAGTTTGATGCCGCTGACCGTGATGACTTGGCTAGTAAAGAGCGTGAAGAGATTGTTGTGTTGGAAGGTTTTCTTCCTCAGCCTTTAACCGAAGACGAACTTGCCACCTTAATTGATGAAGCAATGGTAAGCACCGGTGCTCAAGGTATGCAAGACATGGGTAAAGTAATGGGTAGCTTAAAACCACAAGTGCAAGGCCGCACCGACATGGGCGCTCTAAGCGCTAAAATAAAAGCCCGTTTGAACGCCTAA
- a CDS encoding methyl-accepting chemotaxis protein — MNFLKKMPIATKIFLIPGIAALSFIIYLLITVFVALNNGDTLEKVEKVQFPALQLSASTLVDMQKVRDTLSSAVTTGDQDTLSAASEIAKEAKAGLDEISAISPEFRSAISKISDGFDNYFEVAFGVSQSMVDGTADFSRLGQLSAQMNGSYDAVIASMTNFRDEQQSAFDASFAKTDAANTSLISTGVVMTIVVTLLLFATAVPIVRGIKQSIDDVVRSLKDIAQENGDLTVRIATKSEDEIGELVYWFNQFMDKLQGVVKDVVEASLPLSNLAQNLRGLTEETQRTIDIQQQSAQNAKLAVDTMSGSVDGVAHSAAQAAGDANEATSAAGEGRQIVQQTVSSIQQLAENVRETADVIGRLESDSNKVGSVLDVIKGIAEQTNLLALNAAIEAARAGEQGRGFAVVADEVRTLASRTQQSTEEIQSTIEQLQSAAHSAVEVMSRGTEQATNSVETANRAGVSLETITSTIGRINQMNEQIAHNTEDQRSVAVDIVKHVEEIHQRTEQTSTRSGELGVMCNELADLAQHLELIAKQFRV, encoded by the coding sequence ATGAATTTTCTAAAAAAAATGCCCATCGCAACAAAAATTTTTCTGATACCAGGAATTGCTGCACTAAGCTTTATTATTTACCTCTTAATTACTGTTTTCGTTGCTCTAAACAACGGCGACACCCTTGAGAAAGTTGAAAAGGTCCAGTTTCCCGCACTTCAATTGTCTGCCTCTACATTAGTTGATATGCAAAAAGTGAGAGACACGCTAAGTAGTGCTGTGACCACTGGCGATCAAGATACATTAAGCGCTGCGAGTGAGATAGCTAAAGAAGCGAAAGCTGGGCTAGACGAGATAAGCGCGATAAGTCCAGAATTTCGTTCCGCGATATCGAAAATTTCTGACGGGTTCGATAACTATTTTGAAGTAGCTTTCGGTGTTTCCCAGTCAATGGTTGATGGCACTGCTGACTTTAGCCGCTTAGGTCAACTATCTGCCCAAATGAATGGTTCATACGATGCGGTGATCGCCTCGATGACGAATTTTAGAGATGAGCAACAGTCCGCATTTGATGCTTCATTCGCCAAAACCGATGCGGCGAATACTTCGTTAATTAGCACTGGTGTGGTAATGACTATTGTCGTTACTTTATTATTATTTGCTACTGCTGTGCCTATTGTTCGTGGCATTAAGCAGAGTATTGATGATGTGGTACGCTCGCTTAAAGATATTGCCCAAGAAAATGGTGACCTGACTGTTCGAATCGCAACGAAAAGTGAAGATGAAATTGGCGAGCTGGTTTATTGGTTTAACCAATTTATGGATAAACTGCAAGGCGTTGTGAAAGACGTGGTAGAGGCAAGTTTACCGTTATCAAATTTAGCGCAAAACCTTCGCGGCCTAACGGAAGAAACGCAACGTACCATCGACATTCAACAGCAGTCAGCACAAAACGCTAAACTCGCGGTTGATACTATGAGTGGTTCGGTAGATGGTGTAGCACACAGTGCCGCGCAAGCGGCTGGTGATGCCAATGAAGCCACTAGCGCTGCGGGTGAAGGTCGTCAAATCGTACAACAAACTGTTTCTAGTATTCAGCAGTTAGCCGAAAACGTGCGTGAAACCGCTGATGTGATTGGCCGTCTTGAATCAGATTCGAACAAAGTTGGCTCGGTACTCGACGTTATTAAAGGTATTGCTGAGCAAACCAACTTACTTGCGCTTAATGCCGCTATTGAAGCTGCTAGAGCCGGCGAACAAGGGCGTGGTTTCGCCGTTGTTGCTGATGAAGTACGTACACTAGCATCACGTACTCAACAATCGACTGAAGAAATTCAAAGTACTATTGAGCAACTACAAAGTGCAGCGCATTCAGCGGTAGAAGTGATGTCTCGCGGTACCGAGCAAGCAACGAATAGTGTTGAGACCGCTAATAGAGCGGGTGTTAGTTTAGAAACGATTACCAGTACAATTGGTCGTATTAACCAAATGAACGAACAGATTGCACACAACACTGAAGATCAACGTTCAGTGGCGGTAGACATTGTGAAGCACGTTGAAGAAATTCATCAACGTACAGAGCAAACTTCTACTCGCTCAGGCGAATTAGGTGTTATGTGTAACGAGCTTGCGGATTTAGCACAGCATCTAGAATTGATAGCGAAACAGTTCCGCGTATAA
- the tsaD gene encoding tRNA (adenosine(37)-N6)-threonylcarbamoyltransferase complex transferase subunit TsaD gives MRILGIETSCDETGIAVYDDTAGLLSHELYSQVKLHADYGGVVPELASRDHVRKIIPLIEKALSDANTQPSELDGVAFTQGPGLVGALLVGSSVGRSLAYAWGVPAVGVHHMEGHLLAPMLEDNAPEFPFVALLVSGGHSMLVKVEGIGSYEVLGESIDDAAGEAFDKTAKLLGLDYPGGPLLAKLAEKGEPGHYKFPRPMTDRPGLDFSFSGLKTFAANTIRAADDNEQTKANIAYAFQEAVIDTLIIKCKRALKQTGMKRLVIAGGVSANTMLRTQMKTLMDDLRGEVFYPNLAYCTDNGAMIAYAGMQRLKAGEILGLSSQAKPRWPLDTLAPV, from the coding sequence ATGCGTATATTAGGAATAGAAACTTCTTGTGATGAAACGGGTATTGCCGTTTACGACGACACTGCGGGGTTATTGTCACACGAATTATACAGCCAAGTTAAATTGCACGCCGATTACGGCGGTGTAGTGCCTGAACTTGCGTCACGAGATCATGTTAGAAAAATTATCCCGCTAATTGAAAAAGCGCTTAGTGATGCTAACACCCAGCCTAGTGAATTAGACGGCGTAGCCTTTACCCAAGGTCCAGGTCTTGTTGGTGCCTTATTAGTAGGTTCATCAGTGGGCCGTTCTTTAGCGTATGCGTGGGGTGTGCCTGCGGTAGGCGTTCATCATATGGAAGGGCATTTACTTGCTCCCATGCTAGAAGACAATGCGCCTGAATTTCCCTTCGTTGCATTATTAGTTTCGGGCGGCCACTCTATGTTAGTAAAAGTAGAAGGTATAGGCAGCTACGAAGTACTTGGCGAGTCGATAGATGACGCAGCCGGTGAAGCCTTCGACAAAACCGCTAAGCTTCTAGGGCTTGATTACCCTGGTGGGCCTTTATTAGCTAAATTGGCTGAAAAAGGTGAACCAGGCCACTACAAATTCCCACGACCTATGACCGATCGCCCCGGTTTAGATTTTAGCTTTAGCGGCTTAAAAACGTTTGCAGCTAATACTATTCGTGCTGCGGATGACAACGAACAAACTAAAGCAAATATTGCTTATGCATTTCAAGAAGCGGTTATCGACACGTTAATCATTAAATGTAAGCGAGCACTTAAACAGACCGGTATGAAACGCCTTGTTATCGCGGGCGGCGTAAGTGCGAATACCATGCTGCGTACACAAATGAAAACTTTGATGGACGATTTACGTGGGGAAGTGTTTTACCCCAACTTGGCATACTGTACCGACAACGGTGCCATGATTGCCTATGCAGGCATGCAGCGTTTGAAAGCAGGTGAAATATTAGGGCTTTCTTCACAAGCAAAACCTCGCTGGCCGCTAGATACGTTAGCGCCTGTATAA
- a CDS encoding phosphate ABC transporter substrate-binding protein encodes MKQWILAASLCSSMAFADVAVIVHPSNGDALDKDSISRLFLNKMKAFPNGTKAVPLALAEGQAATDEFNGKVLNKSASQLTAFWSKLVFTGKGQPPKALGSDAEVVSAVASNPGAIGYVDAGSVDGSVRVVATF; translated from the coding sequence ATGAAACAGTGGATACTAGCAGCAAGTTTGTGCAGCAGCATGGCTTTTGCAGATGTAGCAGTGATAGTTCACCCATCCAATGGGGATGCGTTAGATAAAGATTCAATCAGCCGACTCTTCCTTAACAAAATGAAAGCTTTTCCAAACGGCACTAAAGCAGTACCTCTAGCGCTTGCTGAAGGTCAAGCTGCGACAGATGAATTTAACGGTAAAGTTTTGAATAAGTCAGCATCTCAGCTTACCGCGTTTTGGTCAAAGCTAGTTTTTACAGGGAAAGGTCAGCCCCCTAAAGCATTAGGTAGCGACGCTGAAGTGGTTTCGGCTGTTGCTTCAAATCCAGGTGCTATTGGCTATGTAGATGCGGGCTCGGTAGATGGAAGCGTACGCGTAGTAGCCACTTTCTGA
- the rpsU gene encoding 30S ribosomal protein S21 — MPIVKVRENEPFDVALRRFKRSCEKAGVLSEVRRREFFEKPTWERKRKKAAAKKRHLKKLARENARRVKLY; from the coding sequence ATGCCTATCGTTAAAGTTAGAGAAAACGAGCCGTTTGATGTAGCGCTGCGTCGTTTTAAGCGTTCTTGTGAAAAAGCAGGCGTATTGTCTGAAGTTCGTCGTCGTGAGTTCTTCGAAAAGCCTACTTGGGAACGCAAGCGTAAGAAAGCCGCTGCGAAAAAGCGTCATCTAAAGAAATTAGCTCGTGAAAACGCACGTCGCGTAAAACTCTACTAA
- a CDS encoding efflux RND transporter permease subunit: MLLSDISVKRPVFATVINLLLIIFGVVAISMLALREYPDIDPPIVSVSTKYTGASANIVETRITQLLEDRISGIEGIKNITSTSTNGRSDITIEFKLSRDIDAAANDVRERVSRALNNLPDQADPPEVSKADSDQSAIVWYNLRSTNLNTMELTDYAERFLVDRLSVADGVARVQIGGGRRYAMKVFLDRNAMAARGITVSDVESVISSENVELPAGEVESLDRNFEVRVARTFLSPEDFAALTVAVGEDGYLVRLGEIANVELAAEDDETEFRGDGVNMIGLGIIKQSKANTLDVARSAKAQIRKIEETLPDNIFIVPSYDSSVFIEASINEVYETLAIAMLMVVIVIYLFLGNVRATLIPAVTVPVSLVAAFIVMYALGFSINLLTLLAMVLAIGLVVDDAIVVLENISRRIEMGEPPILAAYRGAREVGFAVIATTLVLISVFVPLVFLEGNVGRLFTEFALAIAAAVAFSSFTALTLSPMMASKILKKRTRSAGFGAWMDKRFHALENRYFKSLGSTIHQPFIMVLLLIVSVVALVQISEKLPSEFVPKEDRGNFYILMNSQEGASFESNAANLKLIEDILMPYRESGEIGRLLVRTPGFGNNAGMAIIGSADWDERDFSTFTLMDEISAKLDAVPDVRAFAIMRSGISGAGFGRPVQFVLQGDTYENLVEWRDTLIEKASENRNLVRIDSDYKETSPQLLVNIDRDRAADLGVSISDIGRTLEVMLGQRTVSTFLDRGEEYDVIIEGIEADFRSPNSIDNLYVRSSRSGELIPMDNLLTFEEQATSSRLNRYNRMRAVTISANLAGDYTLGEGLAYLENIVRTELPDNVSIDYKGESQLYQEQGNSFVYVFMLALAVTYLILAAQFESWVHPLVIMLTVPLALVGAFIGLFFAGMTLNIYSQIGLVMLIGLAAKNGILIVEFANQLRDAGMNFEDALRRAAAQRLRPIVMTGFTTVFSSLPLVFASGPGAESRMVIGMVIAAGVLVSAFMTLYVVPTAYSWLARNTGSPQQRSTEIERLEVDIPYRKGEEN, from the coding sequence ATGTTGTTATCTGACATTTCAGTAAAAAGGCCGGTATTTGCAACGGTTATTAACCTGCTGTTGATTATATTTGGCGTGGTCGCCATTTCCATGCTGGCCCTTCGTGAATACCCAGACATTGACCCGCCTATTGTGTCGGTTTCAACCAAATACACGGGCGCATCGGCCAATATTGTTGAAACTCGCATTACTCAATTACTCGAAGACCGAATTTCGGGTATTGAGGGGATTAAAAATATTACCTCAACGTCCACCAATGGACGTTCTGATATCACCATAGAATTTAAATTATCTCGAGATATCGACGCTGCCGCCAACGATGTGCGAGAGCGAGTGAGTAGGGCGTTAAATAACCTGCCTGATCAGGCAGATCCCCCAGAAGTTTCAAAGGCCGATTCCGATCAAAGCGCTATCGTTTGGTACAACTTACGCAGTACCAATCTTAATACCATGGAGCTTACCGACTACGCAGAACGCTTCTTGGTTGACCGTTTGTCTGTTGCCGATGGGGTTGCTCGGGTGCAAATTGGTGGTGGCCGCCGCTACGCCATGAAAGTGTTTCTTGATAGAAACGCAATGGCTGCACGCGGTATTACTGTAAGCGATGTTGAAAGTGTTATTAGTTCTGAAAACGTTGAACTTCCTGCCGGTGAAGTTGAGTCGCTAGATAGAAACTTTGAAGTGCGTGTAGCGCGTACGTTCTTATCGCCGGAAGATTTTGCGGCGTTAACTGTAGCAGTAGGAGAGGATGGATACCTGGTTCGCTTAGGAGAAATTGCGAACGTGGAATTAGCGGCTGAGGACGACGAAACTGAGTTTAGAGGTGACGGCGTTAACATGATTGGTTTGGGCATTATAAAGCAGTCAAAAGCCAACACCTTAGATGTTGCTCGCTCAGCAAAAGCGCAAATCAGAAAAATTGAAGAAACCTTGCCGGACAATATTTTTATTGTGCCCAGTTATGACTCTTCAGTATTTATTGAAGCATCGATTAACGAAGTTTATGAAACCCTTGCCATAGCGATGCTTATGGTGGTGATTGTTATTTACCTTTTCTTGGGCAATGTACGCGCCACACTGATTCCTGCGGTCACCGTACCCGTGTCTTTGGTAGCTGCATTTATTGTGATGTACGCATTAGGCTTCTCTATCAACCTACTTACCTTACTTGCCATGGTGTTGGCAATTGGGCTGGTGGTAGATGACGCCATCGTGGTACTTGAGAATATTTCCCGGCGTATAGAAATGGGTGAGCCGCCCATATTAGCCGCTTATCGAGGTGCTAGAGAGGTTGGCTTTGCAGTTATTGCAACTACTTTGGTACTGATTTCTGTGTTTGTACCCTTGGTGTTTCTTGAAGGGAATGTTGGGCGTTTGTTTACTGAGTTTGCTCTGGCCATTGCTGCTGCTGTGGCGTTTTCAAGTTTCACCGCATTAACCCTATCGCCCATGATGGCCTCGAAAATTCTGAAAAAGCGTACTCGTTCAGCAGGATTTGGCGCTTGGATGGATAAGCGTTTTCATGCGCTAGAAAATCGTTATTTTAAAAGTTTGGGAAGTACTATTCACCAGCCGTTTATCATGGTGCTACTACTGATTGTTTCAGTGGTGGCGTTAGTGCAGATTTCGGAGAAACTACCCAGCGAATTTGTACCAAAAGAAGATCGCGGTAATTTTTATATTTTAATGAATTCGCAAGAAGGAGCTAGTTTCGAAAGTAATGCGGCTAACCTAAAACTTATCGAAGATATCCTAATGCCATATCGTGAAAGCGGTGAAATAGGCAGGTTACTGGTACGTACACCCGGGTTTGGCAATAATGCGGGTATGGCGATTATTGGTTCTGCTGATTGGGATGAAAGGGATTTTAGTACTTTCACATTGATGGATGAAATAAGTGCAAAGCTTGATGCCGTACCTGATGTGAGAGCGTTTGCCATTATGCGAAGTGGTATTTCAGGAGCAGGTTTCGGCCGCCCAGTGCAATTCGTCTTGCAAGGTGATACCTACGAGAACTTAGTGGAATGGCGTGACACTCTAATTGAAAAGGCATCAGAAAATAGAAACTTAGTTCGTATTGATTCTGACTATAAAGAAACATCACCTCAGCTTCTGGTCAATATCGACAGAGACAGAGCCGCTGATCTGGGGGTGTCTATTAGTGATATCGGACGTACCTTAGAAGTGATGCTAGGGCAACGTACGGTATCTACATTCTTAGATAGAGGCGAAGAGTACGATGTGATTATTGAGGGTATAGAGGCTGATTTTAGAAGCCCAAATAGTATCGATAATCTTTATGTTCGCTCTTCAAGAAGCGGCGAGCTTATTCCCATGGACAACTTGCTTACCTTCGAAGAGCAGGCGACGTCGTCTCGCTTAAATCGCTATAACCGCATGCGAGCTGTCACCATTTCAGCAAACCTTGCCGGCGATTATACGTTAGGAGAAGGCTTAGCTTACCTTGAAAATATCGTACGCACAGAGTTACCGGACAATGTGTCAATTGACTACAAAGGCGAGTCACAGCTTTATCAAGAACAAGGGAATTCCTTCGTCTACGTATTTATGCTGGCGTTAGCGGTTACCTACCTGATTCTAGCGGCGCAATTTGAAAGCTGGGTGCATCCGTTAGTCATCATGTTAACCGTACCGCTGGCGCTGGTAGGTGCTTTTATCGGCTTATTCTTTGCCGGTATGACACTTAATATTTACAGCCAAATAGGGCTGGTTATGCTGATTGGCCTTGCTGCGAAAAACGGTATTTTGATCGTAGAGTTTGCTAATCAACTTCGAGATGCAGGTATGAACTTCGAAGATGCCTTACGTCGCGCCGCTGCTCAGCGTCTTCGCCCAATCGTTATGACTGGTTTTACTACGGTATTTAGTTCTTTGCCCTTAGTGTTTGCCTCTGGGCCTGGTGCGGAAAGTCGCATGGTAATTGGTATGGTTATCGCGGCAGGTGTGCTGGTTTCAGCTTTCATGACCTTATATGTAGTGCCTACCGCTTACAGTTGGCTAGCCCGAAATACCGGATCGCCACAGCAAAGAAGTACTGAAATAGAACGCCTAGAAGTTGACATTCCCTACCGTAAAGGCGAGGAAAATTAG
- the dnaG gene encoding DNA primase yields the protein MAGKIPRDFIDDLLSRTDVVDIVDSRVKLKKAGKNYQACCPFHNEKSPSFTVSQEKQFYHCFGCGAHGNAISFLMEFDRLEFVEAIEELAKLYGLEVPREKGHLPVVSEEKKQQQQDDYSLMEQVVRFFQHQLKQNENSGKAIDYLKSRGLSGDIVKQWEIGYAPDSWDALLKTFGKDQARVKQLIDLKLVNQNDQGRRYDFFRDRIMFPIRDKRGRVVGFGGRVLEEGGPKYLNSPETRIFHKGSELFGFYQARQQNRQLDAVLIVEGYMDVVALSQFGINQATAALGTATTAEHMQMLVRATPHIVCCYDGDRAGREAAWRALENALPALKDGVRLSFLFLPDGEDPDTMVRKVGKDTFMEMLDNAMPLSRFFFENQLKTHKVGTPEGKIALRKAAMPLIESVQGDDQKQMLLEELAKHTGEYDRFKLQQDISKANHASSKPAYSANRNQVGKARLSPLRMLIRLLLDSPSLATRCDDVQPSVFEGSDATGMDLLLDIHRYCSQYPQATTAQLVENFRNHPHSPTIAKLLLQEHLVKDEDAERVYSDSFARLLDWHFDSRIETLISRSRVQPLTQVEKEELNLLMKERQKS from the coding sequence ATGGCCGGAAAAATACCTCGCGATTTTATTGATGATCTTCTCTCACGCACCGATGTTGTAGACATTGTTGATAGTAGGGTGAAGTTAAAAAAAGCGGGCAAAAATTATCAAGCTTGCTGCCCTTTTCATAATGAGAAAAGCCCTTCTTTTACCGTAAGCCAAGAAAAGCAGTTCTATCATTGCTTTGGTTGTGGTGCGCACGGCAACGCTATTTCCTTTTTGATGGAATTCGACCGTCTTGAATTTGTTGAGGCCATTGAAGAACTCGCCAAACTCTACGGATTAGAAGTGCCGAGAGAGAAAGGCCACTTGCCTGTTGTTAGCGAAGAGAAAAAGCAACAGCAGCAAGATGACTATTCACTAATGGAACAAGTTGTTCGCTTTTTTCAACACCAACTAAAACAAAATGAAAATAGCGGAAAAGCCATAGATTATTTGAAAAGCCGTGGACTTAGCGGCGATATCGTCAAGCAATGGGAAATTGGCTATGCACCAGACAGCTGGGACGCCCTGCTAAAAACCTTTGGCAAAGACCAAGCCCGTGTAAAGCAACTTATCGACTTAAAATTGGTTAATCAAAACGACCAAGGCAGACGATACGACTTCTTCCGCGACCGAATCATGTTCCCTATCAGAGACAAGCGAGGCCGCGTAGTCGGTTTCGGTGGACGTGTATTAGAAGAAGGCGGCCCAAAATACTTAAACTCCCCAGAAACCCGTATCTTCCATAAAGGCAGTGAGCTATTTGGTTTTTACCAAGCTCGTCAACAAAACCGTCAACTCGATGCAGTACTCATTGTTGAAGGTTATATGGATGTAGTGGCGTTAAGTCAGTTTGGTATCAACCAAGCAACGGCTGCGCTTGGAACCGCTACCACGGCTGAACATATGCAAATGTTAGTGCGAGCAACGCCGCATATTGTTTGCTGTTACGATGGCGACCGTGCTGGCCGTGAAGCGGCCTGGCGGGCATTGGAAAATGCCCTACCCGCATTAAAAGACGGCGTCAGACTGTCTTTCTTATTCTTACCTGACGGCGAAGACCCAGATACTATGGTAAGAAAAGTTGGCAAAGATACCTTTATGGAAATGCTTGATAATGCCATGCCATTGTCACGCTTCTTCTTCGAAAACCAATTAAAAACCCATAAAGTAGGTACACCCGAAGGCAAAATAGCACTTCGCAAAGCCGCGATGCCCTTAATTGAAAGTGTTCAGGGCGACGACCAAAAGCAGATGTTATTAGAAGAGCTTGCTAAGCACACCGGTGAATACGATAGATTTAAGTTACAGCAAGATATATCCAAAGCGAATCACGCCAGTAGCAAGCCCGCTTATTCAGCGAATAGAAACCAGGTAGGAAAAGCCCGCTTGTCACCGCTACGTATGCTGATTCGATTACTGCTAGATTCTCCTTCGCTAGCCACACGCTGTGATGACGTGCAACCTTCTGTATTTGAAGGAAGTGATGCCACCGGGATGGACCTTTTATTGGATATTCATCGTTATTGTTCACAATATCCTCAAGCAACCACTGCGCAGCTAGTTGAAAACTTCCGCAATCATCCCCATTCTCCTACTATCGCGAAATTATTGTTACAAGAACATCTTGTTAAAGACGAGGATGCTGAACGTGTTTATAGCGACAGTTTTGCTCGATTACTCGATTGGCATTTCGATAGCCGTATTGAAACTTTAATTTCCCGCTCTCGGGTTCAGCCACTAACTCAAGTGGAAAAAGAGGAACTGAACTTGTTAATGAAGGAGCGCCAGAAAAGCTGA